One window of Pseudomonadota bacterium genomic DNA carries:
- a CDS encoding four helix bundle protein, producing the protein MTTKSNRPFTQPFLALELALSLIGSLRPVVDKIRRRSPKLARQLEDSASSVVANLGEGNRRRGKDRVQFFLISAGSADETRCHLRVALAWGWVNETEIETSMRLVDRQLAMLWKLTH; encoded by the coding sequence ATGACCACCAAGAGCAACCGCCCCTTCACCCAACCCTTCCTGGCACTGGAGCTTGCCCTGTCGCTGATTGGGAGCCTGCGTCCCGTGGTCGACAAGATTCGTAGACGCAGCCCGAAGTTGGCTCGTCAGCTCGAGGATTCGGCCTCCTCGGTAGTGGCCAACTTGGGCGAGGGCAATCGGCGCAGGGGCAAGGACCGGGTGCAGTTCTTCTTGATCAGCGCGGGCAGTGCGGACGAAACACGCTGCCATTTGCGGGTGGCGCTGGCGTGGGGCTGGGTAAACGAAACCGAGATCGAAACCTCGATGAGGCTGGTCGACCGACAGCTCGCGATGCTGTGGAAGCTGACGCACTGA